One Triticum dicoccoides isolate Atlit2015 ecotype Zavitan chromosome 3B, WEW_v2.0, whole genome shotgun sequence genomic window, ACCTTGTGCTGTTGTACAGATACTTCTACTGAGAAATTGTCAAAATTTCATAATCACTTGTCCGAATTATGGAATATCCTGTGCTTATATAGTCGCAAGCTGTATGAGTTTGATCTGTTGCCATGTTAATTCTTTGTTGCCCCTGCCCGTGTTAGCCACCTTGTGCTGTTGCGCAGATACATCTTTGAGAAATTGTCAAAATTTCGTAATCAGGTGTCAGAATCATGGTAGTCGGTTTGTTATACATGTGTTGTTAGTTACACTCAACTTCTGCAGTTTTGTAGATTTTAGCACAATCTGAAATACTTATGGCAATTGATCTTAAATACTGATGGTGGTTATCCTGCAGATGAGCTCATCAAGAACGCTGCCTACATTGGCACCCCTGGCAAGGGTATCCTTGCTGCCGACGAGTCCACCGGCACCATCGGCAAGCGCTTCGCCAGCATCAACGTTGAGAATGTTGAGGACAACCGTCGCGCcctccgtgagctcctcttctgcaCCCCTGGAGCCCTCCAGTACCTCAGCGGCGTGATCCTCTTCGAGGAGACCCTGTACCAGAGCACCAAGGGTGGCAAGCCCTTCGTCGACATCCTCAAGGAGGGCAACGTCCTCCCTGGCATCAAGGTGGACAAGGGTACCGTCGAGCTCGCTGGAACCAACGGTGAGACCACTACCCAGGGCTTTGATGACCTTGGCAAGCGCTGTGCCAAGTACTATGAGGCTGGTGCCCGCTTTGCCAAGTGGCGTGCTGTCCTCAAGATTGGCCTCACCGAGCCATCACAGCTTTCCATCGACCAGAATGCTCAGGGTCTGGCTCGTTATGCCATCATCTGCCAGGAGAATGGGCTGGTGCCCATTGTTGAGCCTGAGATCCTTGTTGATGGACCTCATGACATTGACCGCTGTGCTTATGTGACCGAGATGGTCCTTGCTGCCTGCTACAAGGCTCTCAACGACCAGCATGTCCTCCTTGAGGGTACCCTCCTGAAGCCCAACATGGTTACCCCTGGTTCCGACGCCAAGAAGGTAGCCCCTGAGGTGATTGCTGAGTACACCGTCCGCACCCTCCAGAGGACCGTCCCTGCTGCCGTCCCTGCCATTGTCTTCCTCTCCGGTGGACAGAGTGAGGAGGAGGCGACCCTGAACCTGAACGCCATGAACAAGCTCCAGACCAAGAAGCCCTGGAACCTGTCCTTCTCCTTCGGGCGTGCTCTCCAGCAGAGCACCCTCAAGGCCTGGGCTGGCAAGGCGGAGAACGAGGAGAAGGCCAGGAAGGCGTTCCTGGTGAGGTGCAAGGCCAACTCCGAGGCCACCCTCGGCACCTACAAGGGcgatgccacccttggcgagggcgccTCCGAGAGCCTCCACGTCAAGGACTACAAGTACTGATCTACCTTCGGTGCTGTGGCACGTTTGGGTGTCCTGCTTACCAGTATTATCGTTTGGTTTTCAGGGTCCTGATATATCCTTCGGATATCGAACCTAGTATGGAACTTTACCTTAGGTAGTTTTGTTTTTGGAGTTGAATGAATATCCTGTTTTTGGAGTCGAATACCGTGTAACCTGAGTGCTGCGTATAGTAAGTTGGTGGTAAAACCTGTTATATGCTGAGTACACATGCTTTGAGTTTTCTATTTCGATGATTGTGCGTCGCTTAATTTTTCTTTCGTTGTTGCACTTGGCTGAAGCAACCTTCCTGTTTTCTCTTACATACTTCCTTGGGCTGGAGCAATCTTTCAATTTTCTCTCGAGCAGAAATTAAAACTTGAAATTTCAAATAAGGTTCTGTATCCGGTTTTTAATTCTATATCACATACACATTTTCAGCCAGCAGCACTTTTTTGAATAATGCAATATTACAGCATTCTTTTCTTGTATTTTGGCTGCTTGGTTGAGACCATCCAACCTAGAGTAAGGCAGCGCTAATTGCAATCAGAAACCAAACTTGACATTCCGTGTATGCTCATGAAACCAAGCCGATAGTTGAACCATACGATGGTAGTGTACACGTGCAATCTTTTTTGTTTGCAGCACTTTTTTTGACTTTTTGAACGATTGGATAATAGTACAATAGTATCGTCAACACAACAGAACGATTGACCACTGCAGCAGTTTTTTAGTTAGCAGGCTTGACTGCCTTCTGATTAGGGATAAATGGTGTCCGCAAGTCCCGTTTGGTTAGCGTTGCCTAGCTTCATAGTTCATTTtttgcagaaaataaaataaaattttaaacTGTTCGATTATATAGTGGGTTTAAACGGAATTAAATGGGACCCGGTTGACATCCCTATCTGATTGAACTCATTGAAGAGATCATCCAACCTAGAGCGAGAGCAGCGCTGAAGTTGAAACCAAGAAGTTTCGTTGGGTCATCATCAGCGCGTACATGTACATCCACAGCAATCTGCATTTGATTTCAATTTCAGTGGCCGTGAAAAGTTGACTGCTTCCATGAGCACCCTGTCAAACTTAAACTTATGTCCGTGGACTTATAAATTGCAGCTTGAAGTGCACCCCGTCAGTTCCAGACCAGTGCTTCTCTGACCATTTCGAAATCATTCGTTTGCTTTCTTCGGGTTTCTGGCACACTTCATGACCCAAATTTGAATCCATAATAAGTGCCGTGATTTTAGTTTGAACTAAAAGCACGGCACTTATTATTGTGGACCGGAGGGAGTGCTTATTATGAACATGTGATGTGGTTCATAAATTTTTAACTACTACATAAATTTTGAACTGGTACCAGAAAAAAAGTGCTGCACAACATAACCGCACCACAAAGGGAGGAAGCAGTAGCAGATTCATGATTCATGAAGAGCTCTTTTTCCACCAATGTTGGTGACACACAGAGATTGACTCATTACCCAGCGACTGTTCTTTTTTAATTATAGCTTGGCAATTTGCCAGAGCATCAGATACCAAACAAGTAAAAACCTTCATCAGGATCCATCAAACACTTCTTTTTCTGTACACTTATTACCACACCAATGCGATTGCGCAAAGCCAGAGCAACAAATAATGGCGCTTGGCAAACGGACTGACTGACTGACGGCTTCGGCTTCGGCTTTCGCTTGCCAGACACGATCTGCGGAGGATGGTCGGCTGCCGGAGAACCCTTGCACTGTAGTACATCATCGCTATCCCCGCGCCCAACCGGAGCTGGCGCCGGAGCGTCGCTAGACTAGGTAGTCATAGTAGACCAGCAGGAGGTTGTCGGGGACGATGAGGGGCAGGCTGTCGATGAAGCTGTGGAAGTGCCTCACATTCTCCTTCTCCAGGGTCACCGGGTCGATCACGTCCTCGTCGCCAGTGAGCACCCACAGGTCCCTGGACTGGACTCGCTTCAGGCTTCCGCGGCAGAATGGGCACGACTGGGATCTTGTGTACCTGTAACCACGATGCACATTAGAGGTGGGGCTCGATGGCACTTGCAGCACAACAGAAAGCACAAGCTGCTGTCTAGTCTGAAGTAATGCTGTTGGAGAAGCCATTGACGGCCCCCAACACTGTAACGAAGCGGCACAGTTCATTATCATTATAACAACAACTTGCCATGTGCAAAACCTATGACACACACGACGCCGTGCAGATAACACTTGCCTTGGTACACAAGTGTGATCTGCCAGCTAAGGAAACATAATTAGAATTATTAGAATGTCACACATTTAAATATCCTCCACGCCCCCTTGCGCTTATCCCTTCAAGTTTGTGCTGTGATATTGACAATTGCCACTAGTAATGCAGCACTGCTACTGGTTTTTATTTGTGGACGCAGCTTCCAGGTTGTCTCATTTCCATACCACTGATAAAATAGTCACAAGTGTATTTAGTGTGACAAACAGCAGGGCTTTAAGAATGGTATGAACTATGAAGTACCACAACTGCCCATTAAACGCAAAACAGATTCAGTACTACTCAATTAAACGGGATAGCCGAATGCGTCTCTTGAGTATGGCATAAAGTTGGAATGGTTGGATTATGTAATCTTTCCTAGTTGACAAATGGAATGCCAATAAGAAACACTGCAACTTCCAGCTTCCAGGCAACTAATCAAGTGTTCagtgcaagcaaagcaaaataatctGAACAGATTTGCAGTGTTTCAAACAACAGTGAATCAGCGATAACATTTTTGTTTGGTATGAATTTTGAATATTTTGGAGATAATGTAGCTTAAGTAGGGCTAAATGGAGTTGGAGGGCAATAGAATGCAGAATTGTGTGCGTCAAATACTACTGTTGGGTTGTTGAACTACTCTCTCCCTACCCCTACCAACACTGAATTGAGTAGGAGCAGCTCACAAACAGCACAAGGTTGAAAAAGAAGTGAACCAATAACTTCTTCGCACAATACAAATGCATTGTTAGAACCCGTGATTCCAAAGCTGTCGCCGCTCACGCGATTCCTCACATATTTATCTCTTAAATTGACCTTATCTCGAGGCTCTTTCAACCACTGGCAATTTTTAACATTAGCGTGTGACGTGGGGACTATAGATGATAAACAACATATATGGTGCTAATTAAATACGCCTCAAACGGATAAGAGCAAGGGGAACCAGGGGCAATTACCAGTCTCGGTAACAGTTGATGCACATGGCATGGTTGCAGTTGGGAAGGACCATCTTGGTGCAGGCCTCCAGGCAAATGCCGCACTCGTCTTCCCTCTCGGCGTCCTTGTCATCGGCGTAAAGCTTCCGGCGGCCGCCGCTGTCGCCGTCCCCCTTGCACCACCCCTTCTCCTTGCAGTCTCTCGCCATGACGTTCTCCTCAATTTGTTGCAAGTAGGGGTATATTATGGCTGCATTCCATGGCACATCAGACGCACATGGTGTCAGTGCACGAAAAAGGCCTGAAACTGAAGAATTTCCCCCCAACTATGTGCTTGCTGCTATGCATACCGTAGAATTCTTTGAGGCTCGCTCGCCTTTCGATGGTGGATATGGAGGCATCCCCATCAACATAAACCTGCAGTGAGACCAAAGCATCTAAAAACATCATTATCATGGAGCAAAAAGATAAATAATCTGGAAATGAAATTCGGCTCATGAATTTCAGGGCCTGCAGCAAAGACTGAATGAAACAAGTACCTTGTAGACGAGAACCTCGAGAAGGCCCAGGTAGCTGGGGAGGGTGTAGGAGAGGGAGCAGCTGCAGTCCATCCACTGGATAAGGTTGAGGATGATTGGAGCCATGGAGCTGTAGGACAGCCTCATCTGCACGCATGTACCCCCGTAGGCCCTGTGGATAGCATGCGCCCTGAAAAAAGAAGCACCGATTCATCAAAACATGCCTGCAGACATGGATTTAACACCCCCACAAATTGCATCAAACATGTCAAAGTAGGGACCAAATACAGCCAGGAACCAAAAGGGGAACCTTTCCCTTTCTACtcctttttccagaaaaaatcaagtACAGAAGGAGAACAACACCCAGAATCAAGAAAAAACACGGAGGGGGGAGGCGAGCAAGAAGAGGATTTGCTTACAGGGTGTTGGCGTGGTGGATATCGGCTTCGAGGGCCTTGAGGGAGCCCCTGAGGGACAGCGGCCTGCCACCGTGAAGCATGGCTCTTCTCCGGCAACCCAAGAACCTCCTGTGGCTGTGGACTAGTATGGTTCAGAGAGAGAAActtgggggaggaggagaggggctcGAGGAAGCAAGAGGCGACCGGGCTACCAAGCAAGAAGAAGAGCGCGGAGCAAGCTGTTGAGGCCTGGGTGTGGGGAAAGGTAAGCTTTGGGGAAGctgtgagggagagggagaggggtgagGAGCTTTTGTCCTGCGGCCTCGGCCCCCTCGGTTTTATAACGGGAGGGCAGGCTACGGCCGTGCAATCTGTGGCTGCTTTGCTTTCGCTTTGTTTTTGCTTCCATGGTTGCTTGAGGGCTTGAGGGGAGGATAGATAGAAAGGAAATGCTTGGGAATAAAGAAAGCGGAGGAGACAAAGGGAGAGGGAAAGGCTACACAAATAAGGCATAGAGCGGTTATGAGCTTATAATCTACGTATTTCCACTACCGTAGTACAAATATATAGTGATTCTATTCGCAAATCATAATTTACCTATAAATTTTGCTCGCACCAGTCGGTCTTTGGATGAGGCCGAAGATGGGGCGACGTGACGAGCGTCGATGACAAGCGTTGATCCCGACGAGGATGAGCCAGGACCTCGCCGGAGATGGGGATGTTGCTGGAGGGCGTTTGCGGCGTCCTAGGTAGGCGAGGAAGCAGGTTGACGGGTGGGATGTTGGTGTCGAAAAACAGGAGGTTGGGGGTTGGGTGGGGCCAAAGATGGCCTTGGACATGAGAGATGTGATGGTGCACTCCGACGATGGAAGGACGAGGCAGCGGTGCGATCGCGGAGGGGAAGGGGGAGGTTGGCGGTTAGGGTTGGGTTGGAGGGCGACGACGCGAGGAAGAAGAACATGGGGAAAGAAGATGAACAATGCGATTTTGGTTGGTGGTTGTTGGATGATGATCCGACGCTCCATATTTTCAACCGGTGGCAAAACCGTTTTAGGTATCTGATGAATATGTGCTTTCGGTTTTTTGGTAATTTTTCTGCTATAGCTATTTATTCTTCATTTAGAGATTGCCATGAAACTAAAAAGATTATATCATCTGATGATTCTATTTTCTAATCTTCACGTTCCATAAATTTCACGTGTGTCGGTCGATTTTCAGACAACCCCAAAAATGGGACGACGTGAGGAGCGCCGGCAACGATGGAAGGGCGAGGCAGNNNNNNNNNNNNNNNNNNNNNNNNNNNNNNNNNNNNNNNNNNNNNNNNNNNNNNNNNNNNNNNNNNNNNNNNNNNNNNNNNNNNNNNNNNNNNNNNNNNNNNNNNNNNNNNNNNNNNNNNNNNNNNNNNNNNNNNNNNNNNNNNNNNNNNNNNNNNNNNNNNNNNNNNNNNNNNNNNNNNNNNNNNNNNNNNNNNNNNNNNNNNNNNNNNNNNNNNNNNNNNNNNNNNNNNNNNNNNNNNNNNNNNNNNNNNNNNNNNNNNNNNNNNNNNNNNNNNNNNNNNNNNNNNNNNNNNNNNNNNNNNNNNNNNNNNNNNNNNNNNNNNNNNNNNNNNNNNNNNNNNNNNNNNNNNNNNNNNNNNNNNNNNNNNCACGGTTGCCTGGGGTGGTGCTCAACGGGATGGGTTGGAGGATGGCGCTGGGAGGAAGAAgaaaatgaggatgaagatgaacaGTGCATTTGTTGGTTGGTGGTCGTTGGATGTTGATCAGACGCTCCAGATTTTTTATTGAGGACATTGTTTTTGTACGAGATATGATGAATACGTGTTTCCGATTTTTGGGTATTTTTTCTTGTGCCTATTTATTATTTATTTAGAGATTGCTATGAAACTAAAAAACATGTTTGAAAATTCTCAATAATAGGTGTTTTGAGGGGAAATGTTGAAAATGAAATATATGGGAAGAAAAAGAAATGggagtagatagatagatagatggattGATGATGGATGGTGATAATGAGGCGTTGGAGGAGGGCGCAGAGGACATGTAGAAAAGAAAGCTCTTGGTGGGGGTGAGGTGGCTGGCTGGCCCTATCCACTACCAGCAGCACGCTGGGACCCGCCGCCGGTTTCCCCTCGGGCCCACTTTCTTAATCGGTTTGATTCAACGGACAGGGATGCTAATCACATTCAAAATCCTTTTAAAGCCCAATCATGCTTAAACCGAAGGAATCCATCTCAACTGAAATATCATACTCTATGCAAAATCTAGTACAGTAGTAGTATATATTTTAGCTACCGCACTGTTGAGATATTTTGGTATTCAGAGAATTTTACCGTTTACGTCGCTTCACTCGCTACGGGAGATGCTACACTGATTGATGAGTTCTGCGCATGGGCAGACAACGGGAAAGCTCGCACTGTTTCTAGATCTTTCGCCGGCGGGACCCGCGGATCCCCACTAGAGAAAAAGCTATCGCATTCAGAGATCACTGGATCAGTCTATCAAGAATATTTCTCGGTGGCCCGGGGACCGGTCGGCTCGGCCCAGCCCATCCGAGCCTGAGGATGAGGGCACAGCCTGTGTCATCCTACTTTATCCTCTCAGATTCCGTTTTACCCTAGATTTCTGGCTCTTGTCCCGTCCCGTCCCGGCGAAATATTCATCGTCCACGGAAACTTTATTGGCTCGAAATATTCATGTCAGAAAACTTTATGGGTCTATGAATATGAAAATACTCGCAATTATCAGAGGAGGAGTACACGGCGATGGAAACTAGCGGGGGTGCCTCCGTGCCCGGTCGTTGCTTCAGCACGGCCGCCGACCAGACTTGGAATCCAAGGAagaggaaaagaaagaaagaaaatacttTTCGGCGCGTACTGGCTGGCTTGATCACGGGTCGGGTGAGACCGTGGGCCGATGACCATGCCGCATCATCACGGCGTACGCACAGAGAAAAGTTCTTCCAGCTCCTTAATCCGGGGTTGAAAAGTTCTTGTTTCCCTGTGTATGGCGTGCTTGGGAGGAGACAGCTCGCAGCTGTGGTTTATTGTCGCATCGTTTTCTCCTGGGCCGCAAGTATTCCGTTCCGTCCCGTTCCATTTCTTGGACGGCTCTTCTTAGGCTCTGACCCTTTGCAGCCGCAGGGTCCGGACATGCCGCACCGAAAGGGCCTTTGGTTTGTTTTGGAGCATCGGCTTTGTGAATGAGCCATTTTTCTTTTCGAATGGTCGAGAACAGCTATCTGTGGACGCATAATCTTATTGGATTAGTACTTACTCCATATATTATATCAACCGCCTGCTGGATTGATTCGTCGGGGTTCCCGATGTGGCATGACGAAAGGGATTGCCTCACCCTCAGAAACCCAAACCCTGCCTGGGTTTCTTTAGCAATTGTCGAGTACGGCCACGGGAGATGCCTTCCACCATGAGCACACGTTTTGTTCTGTTGGATGGACGGACCTCAAGTCACTCGCGGCGACGGAAGGAACACGCACACGCCGACTCGCCCGGAAGCCGCCGAGCCAGCGACCAACCGAATCCGGAGGGTacgcggcggcggtgcggcgataAGGATCGCGAAACCAATCGGGTCGGCACGGGCTTGGCTACAGGCCACGGGACGCGTCACGCTCGAGTCAGCCGGGCTTATCGCGCGCACCGCAAGTTGCCGAGCCCACGCCGAGCATCGTCGGTCGTCGATCGTTTCTCTTTCTTTCTCTGCCGTTGAGGGCCTGTGGCGTGGGGGTCAACCAGCCTTGATTGAACGGCAGAGTGactgggagggagggagggagctcgTGTTCACTCCGTACGCACCCTCCGCTCCACGAGTCCACGGGCGGATGGTTCTGGATTAGCGGCATGGGCAGCAGTGGTGAGTGGCGGTTGGTTGTCTGGTTGGGGCAGGAACGGGTTTGAGGTGGAAGCTTGCCTGCGGTTGCCGGTCGGACGGGGCTACGTGGACGCGCTCTGCTTCACTACAGTTAGACTATCTCATTATTTTGTGTGTGCGTGTGGGATTGACCCATTGGTCGCTCTCGTGATGCTCTCCGGGACGTTGATGGTGTCCAGTGGATGGAGTAGGAAGCAAAACCCGAGGTCGGCGAGCTCAATTAGGAGCAACTCCAACGAATTTCCTAAATTCTAAGCATACATAATAGGTTTATTTAGATAGACCTTCAATAGTAATTTCTTAAAGGCACAAAGCAAGCGTGTTATATCagattttttttcttctaaagTTATTCTTCTTGCACGTGGGACCCATTGTCAACGGGTTGTCCCTACTTTATCTTCCTCGCCTACGCCACCTGCTACCGCTCTGGTCCCATCTATCAAGGGTCATGCTCATGGACGCTCTGACCGCATATACCGTCTCTCTCTTTCGTCGTGGGTCCGGAGACCTGGATCGAATCAGAGTAGCCGAGGGCTTTTACTCACTAATCGTTAGAATGGACATCCATTTTAAAAAGTAAAAGTAGTCAATGTAGATAACCATTCTTCAATAATTTTGAGCAAGATAATATTATATTGATCGGCTTTCTTAAGAAACGCAGTGATACATTAACATTGACACATTCAAACCATTATGTGTCTCGTTTGCCCATTCGGGAGATGAACTATATATGGTGGCCATTATGTGTCAAGTTGATGTGTCGTTTGTCCATTAGAGAAATGTAGTGCATATAATGGGTCACACGGCAACCAAACTCCATTTTGCTGGGATCTTTGTTATCCCGTTTAtgtaatgaatgaaacatgtta contains:
- the LOC119277821 gene encoding fructose-bisphosphate aldolase 1, cytoplasmic-like gives rise to the protein MSAYCGKYKDELIKNAAYIGTPGKGILAADESTGTIGKRFASINVENVEDNRRALRELLFCTPGALQYLSGVILFEETLYQSTKGGKPFVDILKEGNVLPGIKVDKGTVELAGTNGETTTQGFDDLGKRCAKYYEAGARFAKWRAVLKIGLTEPSQLSIDQNAQGLARYAIICQENGLVPIVEPEILVDGPHDIDRCAYVTEMVLAACYKALNDQHVLLEGTLLKPNMVTPGSDAKKVAPEVIAEYTVRTLQRTVPAAVPAIVFLSGGQSEEEATLNLNAMNKLQTKKPWNLSFSFGRALQQSTLKAWAGKAENEEKARKAFLVRCKANSEATLGTYKGDATLGEGASESLHVKDYKY
- the LOC119277822 gene encoding E3 ubiquitin-protein ligase AIRP2-like, with translation MLHGGRPLSLRGSLKALEADIHHANTLAHAIHRAYGGTCVQMRLSYSSMAPIILNLIQWMDCSCSLSYTLPSYLGLLEVLVYKVYVDGDASISTIERRASLKEFYAIIYPYLQQIEENVMARDCKEKGWCKGDGDSGGRRKLYADDKDAEREDECGICLEACTKMVLPNCNHAMCINCYRDWYTRSQSCPFCRGSLKRVQSRDLWVLTGDEDVIDPVTLEKENVRHFHSFIDSLPLIVPDNLLLVYYDYLV